One segment of Rhodopirellula baltica SH 1 DNA contains the following:
- a CDS encoding helix-turn-helix domain-containing protein, translating to MAQANAQLKQARQSLGLSQLQLAMRAGVSSRTVQFAESGQNVSIGTMRRIAGALGMQADQLVRIDPGTGQDGFAELPWSVADKFRSNRGFDEGSMCRNEADVIEVVRQLRENFSVQIQKWGTSHDQQQALQKNSAIDEVYFRYEQRYVDLWRRNPECIRLDRFEDTVGGVSIVLPLTAESFHAFRDGKLAWLDISADDLADQSQYLLLDSVTEFTKQCRRPWYQVTKSLSLITFNQVASLAQSPNQSDFEMVSFSASPLNERRLGTIGFIPEPTKEPEFSYPIYWFGEDPRILAKEEYSNWATFKHFAMLIKSVDKAGLRRRMIRNLLSMVKRLQRPAERSISRQAA from the coding sequence ATGGCTCAGGCCAACGCTCAACTCAAGCAAGCTCGCCAAAGTTTAGGGTTGTCCCAGTTGCAGCTTGCGATGCGGGCAGGTGTCTCATCTCGGACCGTCCAATTCGCCGAATCCGGTCAGAACGTTTCGATCGGTACGATGCGGCGCATCGCCGGTGCATTGGGAATGCAAGCGGACCAATTGGTCCGAATCGATCCCGGCACGGGCCAAGATGGTTTCGCGGAACTCCCTTGGTCCGTCGCAGACAAGTTCCGAAGCAATCGCGGCTTCGACGAAGGCAGCATGTGCCGTAACGAAGCCGACGTCATTGAGGTTGTCCGACAACTGCGAGAGAACTTCAGCGTTCAGATTCAAAAATGGGGCACGTCCCACGACCAGCAACAAGCGTTGCAGAAGAACTCAGCGATCGATGAGGTCTACTTTCGGTACGAACAACGGTACGTCGATCTATGGCGCAGAAACCCAGAGTGCATTCGCTTGGACCGCTTCGAAGACACTGTCGGTGGAGTCAGCATTGTGCTGCCGCTGACGGCCGAGTCCTTCCATGCATTCCGCGATGGAAAATTGGCCTGGCTCGATATCTCTGCTGACGACTTAGCGGATCAATCCCAGTACTTGCTTCTCGATTCGGTCACCGAATTCACCAAGCAGTGTCGCCGCCCATGGTACCAAGTCACCAAATCGCTCAGCCTCATCACGTTCAACCAAGTCGCATCATTGGCGCAGTCACCCAATCAATCCGACTTCGAGATGGTTTCGTTTTCGGCCAGTCCGTTGAACGAACGCAGATTGGGTACGATCGGCTTCATCCCAGAACCAACCAAAGAACCCGAATTCAGTTACCCGATCTACTGGTTCGGAGAAGACCCACGAATACTGGCCAAAGAAGAATACTCCAACTGGGCCACATTCAAGCACTTCGCGATGTTGATCAAATCCGTCGACAAGGCTGGCCTTCGCCGTCGAATGATTCGAAACCTACTGTCGATGGTCAAGCGACTGCAGCGGCCCGCCGAGCGATCGATTTCGCGTCAAGCTGCTTGA
- the priA gene encoding replication restart helicase PriA has product MLSDSSLSNLGDPTLNFPPFAAAPVPADSSSSEPTQNELFETDPPPWELTVGEDVQLASIVFARSPHGPYDYRIPDDLLDVLRPGMRVGVPLGHRKKPTPGWCVSIKTGNAAQKKLRDVSEVIDDEPLCDAALVRLVMFIAHYYQVPAGQVFDTLIPASVRDNAGTRKTTYFRPAPGLTEEQIAKLPSKQQSAMRFLIAQDRPMTAAEIAIMAECTEDPIRRLRKKELLVPEVRRELSQNIRIRAQANDGETRKTHDLTAQQENALSRINSAVDSGRGRTLLLHGVTGSGKTEVYIQAIEHVVKQAGSAIVLVPEISLTPQTRGRFEDRFQNVAVLHSQMSASERHFHWQRIRRGEVQVVIGPRSAVFAPLPNLGLIVIDEEHDTSFKQDKQPRYHARKVAHARAMALGIPLVLGSATPSMEAWHATQTGHAELVTMSERVGNRPMPDVQLVDLRVKEERGKGGAISRPLHAAVLETLKEKGQAILLLNRRGYATTIQCPACGTVCACPDCDMPLTHHRDGGKAMCHYCDYTIPTPPWCPACRFDGMRYGGLGTQRLEMEAKARFPDARIARMDSDTMKRAGSHQRVLSEFRAGEIDVLLGTQMIAKGLDFPNVLLVGVINADSALHFPDFRAAERTFQLVTQVAGRTGRGDRGGRVIVQTFTPEHPAIQAAARHDYLKFVEDEMVNRKKFNYPPLGSVARIIIRGPLEDKTESVADAIVDRLEKARDLLKAEVRILGPAPPPIVKISGKYRFHLLLQATEAAVVGEVIRRGLADFKVDPKEEIEFLVDIDPVNLM; this is encoded by the coding sequence ATGTTGTCTGATTCATCGTTGTCCAATCTGGGCGATCCGACTCTGAACTTTCCTCCTTTTGCCGCCGCACCCGTGCCCGCTGACTCGTCCTCGTCCGAACCGACCCAGAACGAATTGTTTGAAACCGATCCTCCCCCGTGGGAGTTGACGGTTGGCGAAGACGTTCAGCTTGCGTCGATCGTGTTCGCTCGATCGCCGCACGGGCCTTACGACTACCGAATCCCGGATGACTTGCTGGATGTCCTGCGTCCCGGGATGCGTGTGGGTGTGCCGCTGGGGCATCGTAAAAAGCCGACCCCCGGTTGGTGCGTGTCGATCAAAACCGGCAACGCGGCGCAGAAAAAACTTCGGGACGTGTCCGAGGTCATCGATGACGAACCGCTGTGCGATGCGGCCCTGGTTCGGTTGGTGATGTTCATCGCTCATTACTACCAAGTCCCCGCTGGCCAAGTCTTTGACACGCTGATCCCCGCCAGCGTTCGCGACAACGCGGGCACGCGGAAAACGACTTACTTCCGACCGGCACCGGGGCTGACCGAAGAGCAAATTGCCAAGTTGCCATCCAAGCAACAGTCGGCGATGCGGTTCTTGATCGCTCAAGATCGACCGATGACCGCGGCGGAAATCGCGATCATGGCCGAGTGCACCGAAGACCCGATTCGGCGGTTGCGGAAGAAAGAGTTGTTGGTGCCAGAGGTCCGACGAGAACTCAGTCAAAACATCCGCATTCGGGCTCAGGCCAACGATGGCGAAACCAGAAAAACGCATGACTTGACGGCGCAACAAGAGAACGCGTTGTCTCGTATCAATTCGGCCGTCGACAGCGGACGCGGCAGGACGTTGTTGCTGCACGGCGTGACCGGCAGTGGCAAAACGGAGGTCTACATCCAGGCGATTGAACACGTCGTCAAACAAGCCGGATCGGCGATCGTGTTGGTGCCCGAGATCAGCCTCACACCACAGACCCGTGGACGATTCGAAGATCGTTTCCAGAACGTCGCGGTGTTGCACAGCCAAATGTCCGCGTCGGAGCGTCACTTTCACTGGCAGCGGATTCGTCGGGGTGAGGTCCAAGTTGTCATCGGGCCACGCAGTGCCGTGTTTGCACCGCTGCCAAACCTGGGGCTGATCGTGATCGACGAGGAACACGACACCTCATTCAAGCAGGACAAGCAGCCTCGTTATCACGCTCGCAAGGTGGCCCATGCTCGCGCGATGGCGCTTGGCATTCCGTTGGTGTTGGGTTCGGCGACGCCGTCGATGGAAGCTTGGCATGCGACGCAAACCGGGCATGCGGAACTGGTCACGATGTCGGAGCGCGTCGGCAATCGCCCGATGCCCGATGTCCAACTGGTGGACTTGCGAGTCAAGGAAGAACGCGGCAAAGGCGGCGCGATCAGCCGACCGTTGCACGCTGCGGTGCTGGAAACGCTGAAAGAAAAAGGGCAAGCGATTCTGTTGCTCAACCGTCGTGGTTACGCGACGACGATCCAGTGTCCCGCATGCGGCACCGTGTGCGCTTGCCCGGATTGTGACATGCCGCTGACTCACCACCGCGATGGCGGCAAGGCGATGTGCCATTACTGCGATTACACGATCCCGACGCCGCCTTGGTGTCCCGCGTGCCGGTTCGATGGGATGCGTTATGGAGGCCTTGGCACGCAGCGTTTGGAGATGGAAGCGAAGGCACGCTTCCCGGATGCTCGCATCGCTCGAATGGACAGTGACACGATGAAGCGTGCCGGCAGCCACCAACGGGTGCTGTCGGAGTTCCGTGCGGGCGAGATCGATGTGTTGCTTGGCACGCAGATGATCGCGAAAGGGTTGGACTTTCCCAACGTGTTGTTGGTCGGCGTGATCAACGCGGACTCGGCGTTGCACTTCCCTGACTTTCGCGCTGCCGAACGAACGTTCCAGTTGGTGACCCAGGTCGCTGGTCGAACCGGACGCGGCGATCGCGGTGGCCGAGTGATCGTGCAAACGTTCACACCGGAGCACCCCGCGATTCAAGCCGCGGCGAGGCACGACTATTTGAAGTTCGTCGAAGACGAAATGGTCAACCGCAAGAAGTTCAACTACCCGCCGCTGGGCAGTGTGGCTCGGATCATCATTCGCGGTCCCCTGGAAGACAAAACTGAATCGGTGGCCGATGCGATTGTCGACCGCTTGGAGAAAGCACGCGATCTACTCAAGGCAGAGGTCCGCATTCTTGGACCGGCACCACCACCGATCGTCAAAATCAGTGGCAAGTATCGATTCCACTTGTTGTTGCAAGCCACCGAAGCGGCGGTTGTCGGCGAAGTCATCCGGCGAGGGTTGGCAGATTTTAAAGTCGATCCGAAAGAAGAAATCGAGTTCCTCGTCGATATCGATCCCGTCAATTTGATGTGA
- a CDS encoding sulfatase-like hydrolase/transferase, giving the protein MWQAAIRRFQDARVPMMVALLLTAMSLFQTVEAGDRPNILWLSAEDISPHIGCYGDPHAITPRIDQLASEGIRYSNAFTTAGVCAPCRSGIITGMYQTTLGTQHMRCQAKLPESIRPFSTYLRESGYFCTNNSKQDYQFETPKGSWDQSSSKAHWRDRPDQDTPFFSVFNFTGCHESGIENDAKYKSVTKGLSERERQDASKLSTFPPYYPDTPAAREDWKRNYELITALDHWVGGLLDQLNADGLDEDTIVFFWSDHGVGLPRAKRWLYDSGTHIPLVIRMPAQFRSTDNVAGVVDDRLVSSIDFGPTVLNLAGLDVPEPMQGKPFLTSPLSKLAAADRDYVYGARDRMDERYDIIRMVRDQRYKYIRNYEPLKPYFQYMNTPEKGQTMRSIREAEQAGTLPEAAMPFFRGTKPTEELYDLENDSHEIHNLASSSDHTEVLHRMRAAHEQWVTRTKDLGLIPEPILAERASELGSQYAVLRQSDDSELANRVAAAALAASEGPRALPEMRSALDDIDSAVRYWGATGIGNVFARGEIDKLPYLMDLQERLADESVTVRVAAARALCHSGDPEATSKALSVLAEALADGAQWERLQAAIVLDEIDEKALPVIDSMQDALEPRQEFYVDGKYTVRVINRALNELNGTNHTVK; this is encoded by the coding sequence ATGTGGCAGGCAGCCATTCGACGATTCCAAGACGCACGTGTGCCGATGATGGTCGCACTCTTGTTGACGGCAATGTCCTTGTTCCAGACGGTTGAAGCCGGCGACCGCCCCAACATTCTTTGGCTCTCCGCAGAAGATATCAGTCCTCACATCGGTTGCTATGGTGATCCGCACGCCATCACGCCACGCATCGATCAGCTCGCCAGTGAAGGCATTCGATACTCCAACGCGTTCACCACGGCCGGTGTTTGTGCCCCGTGTCGCAGCGGGATCATCACCGGGATGTACCAAACGACTTTGGGGACGCAGCACATGCGTTGCCAAGCGAAACTCCCAGAGAGCATTCGACCGTTCTCAACGTATTTGCGTGAATCGGGATACTTCTGCACCAACAACTCCAAGCAGGATTATCAGTTCGAGACTCCGAAAGGTTCATGGGACCAATCATCCAGCAAGGCTCACTGGCGGGATCGACCGGACCAGGACACGCCCTTTTTCTCTGTCTTCAACTTCACGGGCTGCCACGAGTCCGGAATCGAGAACGATGCGAAATACAAGTCCGTGACCAAAGGCCTCTCCGAACGTGAACGGCAAGACGCTTCCAAACTCTCGACGTTCCCGCCGTACTATCCAGACACGCCGGCCGCTCGAGAAGACTGGAAACGCAACTACGAACTGATCACAGCGCTCGATCATTGGGTGGGCGGGTTGCTTGACCAACTCAATGCCGACGGATTGGACGAAGACACGATCGTGTTCTTTTGGTCCGACCATGGCGTTGGGCTCCCGCGAGCGAAGCGTTGGCTCTACGACTCGGGAACGCACATCCCGTTGGTCATCCGCATGCCGGCTCAGTTCCGATCCACTGACAACGTCGCTGGGGTCGTCGATGACCGCTTGGTGAGCTCGATCGACTTTGGTCCCACCGTCTTGAACCTGGCCGGGCTGGATGTTCCAGAGCCCATGCAAGGCAAGCCATTTCTGACCAGTCCCTTGAGCAAGCTAGCGGCTGCCGACCGGGACTACGTGTACGGTGCTCGCGACCGGATGGACGAACGTTACGACATCATTCGGATGGTGCGTGATCAACGATACAAGTACATCCGCAACTACGAACCATTGAAGCCCTACTTTCAATACATGAACACGCCCGAAAAGGGGCAGACGATGCGGTCGATTCGCGAGGCGGAACAGGCCGGGACGTTGCCAGAGGCAGCCATGCCTTTCTTCCGCGGAACGAAACCCACCGAAGAACTTTATGACCTCGAGAATGATTCCCATGAGATCCATAATCTCGCGTCGTCTTCTGACCACACGGAGGTGCTCCATCGCATGCGTGCGGCGCACGAACAGTGGGTGACCCGCACCAAGGACTTGGGGCTCATCCCAGAGCCGATCCTCGCCGAACGCGCCAGCGAACTGGGAAGTCAGTATGCCGTCCTGAGACAATCGGACGACAGTGAGCTTGCGAATCGTGTTGCCGCAGCAGCTCTCGCGGCATCCGAGGGTCCTAGAGCGTTGCCAGAAATGCGATCCGCACTCGATGACATCGATTCGGCGGTGCGTTATTGGGGCGCGACTGGGATCGGCAACGTTTTCGCTCGCGGCGAGATCGACAAGCTCCCGTATTTGATGGATCTGCAAGAACGGCTTGCCGACGAATCCGTGACGGTACGAGTCGCAGCGGCCCGGGCGCTTTGCCATTCCGGTGATCCTGAAGCCACGAGCAAGGCCCTTTCAGTGCTGGCGGAGGCATTGGCGGACGGTGCCCAGTGGGAGCGACTGCAAGCCGCCATCGTGCTGGACGAGATTGATGAGAAAGCGTTGCCGGTCATCGATTCGATGCAAGATGCACTCGAGCCAAGGCAAGAGTTCTACGTCGATGGCAAGTACACCGTCCGCGTGATCAACCGCGCCCTGAATGAACTGAACGGCACGAACCACACGGTTAAATAG
- a CDS encoding Nramp family divalent metal transporter, giving the protein MKLPKFFRRFGPGLLVTAAFIGPGTVTKATTAGANFGHTLLWAIGFSVIATIVFQEMASRLGIVTGRGLGEAIRPTIPNALARGLAIVLVVSAIIVGNAAYQAGNIAGAAVGVAAATGMQHQTLVSIVIGLTAWCILMIGHYRSLQRILVALVVTMSCVFLLTALSVPIDWRSIALGWIQPTIPDGGLKEVLAIIGTTVVPYNLFLHATASAEKWSSDKKEPVSDENIRDAIQHSRGDTILSVGLGGLVTAAVMATATAAFFQSNTGFTNLADAARQLEPLLGNHARWLFGVGLFAAGLTSTITAPLAAAYAAAGCFGWPIDLKDWRLRTVFTTVIVFGTSFAASGSKPTDIITFAQIANGLLLPLLAIFLLAVMNNAALLGKHRNHWIANTLGVLTVVVVSVLGLRSLVSVSFAG; this is encoded by the coding sequence ATGAAGCTTCCCAAGTTCTTTCGTCGTTTCGGTCCCGGACTGCTGGTCACGGCAGCGTTCATCGGTCCGGGCACCGTCACCAAAGCCACAACCGCAGGTGCCAACTTTGGTCACACGCTGCTTTGGGCCATTGGTTTTTCTGTGATCGCAACGATCGTCTTTCAAGAAATGGCGTCGCGATTGGGAATCGTCACCGGTCGCGGTTTGGGAGAAGCGATTCGTCCAACCATCCCCAACGCGTTGGCTCGGGGATTGGCCATTGTCTTGGTCGTCTCGGCGATCATCGTCGGAAACGCTGCCTACCAAGCAGGCAATATCGCCGGTGCCGCCGTGGGCGTTGCAGCCGCCACGGGAATGCAGCATCAAACTCTCGTGTCGATCGTGATCGGCTTGACAGCATGGTGCATCCTGATGATCGGTCACTACCGATCGCTTCAGCGGATTTTGGTTGCGTTGGTGGTGACGATGAGCTGCGTGTTTTTGTTGACCGCGCTGAGTGTTCCAATCGACTGGCGGTCGATCGCGCTGGGATGGATCCAACCGACCATCCCCGATGGCGGATTGAAAGAAGTCCTCGCGATCATCGGCACGACGGTCGTGCCGTACAACTTGTTCCTTCACGCCACCGCATCGGCTGAGAAATGGTCGAGCGATAAGAAGGAACCCGTCAGTGACGAAAACATCCGCGACGCGATTCAGCACAGCCGCGGTGACACGATCCTTAGCGTGGGGTTGGGCGGGTTGGTGACCGCGGCTGTGATGGCAACGGCGACCGCCGCTTTCTTTCAGAGCAACACGGGATTCACGAACCTTGCCGATGCCGCTCGGCAGCTTGAACCGTTGCTTGGCAACCATGCACGATGGCTGTTCGGTGTGGGGCTGTTCGCTGCAGGATTGACCAGCACCATCACCGCTCCTTTAGCCGCCGCTTACGCCGCCGCCGGTTGCTTTGGCTGGCCCATTGACTTGAAGGATTGGCGGCTACGGACTGTCTTTACCACCGTGATTGTTTTTGGCACCTCGTTCGCGGCCAGCGGTTCAAAGCCCACGGACATCATCACGTTTGCTCAGATCGCGAACGGATTGTTGTTGCCTCTGTTAGCCATCTTCTTGCTCGCGGTCATGAACAACGCGGCGCTGCTCGGCAAGCACCGCAACCACTGGATCGCCAACACGCTCGGCGTGCTCACGGTGGTCGTCGTCAGTGTTCTTGGATTGCGTAGCCTCGTCAGCGTTTCCTTCGCGGGATGA
- a CDS encoding carboxymuconolactone decarboxylase family protein, which produces MTTGLKPLTDAEAREVELVFRLTKSHLGFVPNSMRTMARQPAILSSFTLMVGNILGQPSDAKSPIWLGIRLVIKNVIWSLRNMRSKDRLPLALKNLVAHVTSGAAGCRYCQAHTIGEARDQGVPIEKLEAVWEFDRSDLFDEAEKSALRFALAAGSHPNGVTADHFADLRKHYTEDQIVELGATIALFGFLNRWNDTFATTLEPESAAFANQHLSASGWEIGKHG; this is translated from the coding sequence ATGACCACTGGATTGAAACCCCTCACCGATGCGGAGGCTCGAGAGGTCGAGTTGGTTTTTCGGCTGACCAAATCGCATCTCGGGTTCGTCCCCAATTCGATGCGAACGATGGCTCGCCAACCCGCGATCCTGAGTAGCTTCACCTTGATGGTGGGCAATATTTTGGGTCAGCCGTCTGACGCGAAGTCGCCCATTTGGTTGGGCATTCGATTGGTGATCAAAAACGTGATTTGGTCGCTTCGGAACATGCGATCAAAAGATCGGTTGCCGCTGGCTCTCAAGAACCTGGTCGCCCATGTCACCAGCGGTGCTGCGGGTTGCCGGTATTGCCAGGCCCACACGATCGGCGAAGCACGCGATCAAGGCGTGCCGATCGAGAAACTGGAAGCCGTTTGGGAGTTTGATCGCAGCGACTTGTTCGACGAAGCCGAAAAGTCGGCGTTGCGGTTCGCTTTGGCGGCCGGTTCGCATCCCAACGGCGTCACCGCCGATCACTTTGCCGATCTTCGAAAGCACTACACCGAAGACCAGATTGTCGAACTTGGGGCAACAATCGCTTTGTTCGGTTTCCTGAATCGGTGGAACGACACTTTCGCCACGACGTTGGAACCCGAATCCGCCGCCTTTGCCAACCAGCATCTGTCGGCGTCTGGATGGGAAATCGGCAAGCACGGCTGA
- a CDS encoding PSD1 and planctomycete cytochrome C domain-containing protein, translating to MRSLLGLLLTIAFAVGFVERVVSAEPSDTAQITVPATNRPLSFNRDIRPILTDRCFACHGLDANTVEAGLRLDVREAALEGGAIVPGDAESSEIFLRITSDDDDLVMPPSELHKPLSDAEIDLVRRWIQEGAPYEPHWAYTPLPRNGVPSSVNTTWGENWIDQFVARRLQDASVTPSPQADPTTLIRRLSFDLTGLPPTPEEVEAFKQDNSNESYERLIDRLLSSSRFGERMAIYWLDLVRYADTVGYHGDQNVSHSPYRDYVIDAFNSNMPYDQFVREQLAGDLLPNPTIDQLVASGYNRLNQTTEEGGAQPKEYLSIYFADRVRNVSQVFMGATVGCAQCHDHKYDPYTAKDFYSLGAFFADIEERGKYSQRERPPQIPVPNEEQQAQLDALRLKVAEAEANLESITQKQLAFLPEWEAQAIESINQSKFRTEEHTWVDDQLAAGGSKSGEWNHVTADQHPVHSGETSRRQTGKGVVQHLFTNAKEPIEVKAGTELFAWVYLDPQSPPKTIMLQWHGGPDNSSGWDHRAFWGDDKVGFGAKPQSWHGHKRMGDLPETGKWIRLSVAADDVGFAPGKTVHGMAFTQFDGIVHWDQAGWNETDGFPSEIRAALLADVKARTKNQIKQLRDYFVEHEPLITQQAKELKRARTQVSEFENSIPTMVISRAVAPREIRILDRGNWMDESGEIVQPAIPEFLGTLQTSNRRATRLDLANWLCDSENVLTARTMVNRLWYLMFGRGICSSVDDLGGQGTFPSHPELLDHLAVEFIESGWDIQHLLKQIAMSATYRQASNGSPELNALDPFNELFARQGRFRVSAEMVRDTALMISGLLVEEIGGPSVKPYQPEGYYSQLNFPRRNYVPDQGDNQYRRGVYTHWQRTFLHPMLKAFDAPSREECTAIRARSNTPLQALTLLNDPTFIEAATMFASRIMREGGTTVDERIEWAYRTAVSRPIDAVVAEELRTIQTEHLRHYAQEPDLAKALVSVGEQSSTTALDPAEWAAWTSVARVILNLHETINRY from the coding sequence ATGCGTTCCCTCCTTGGCCTGCTACTGACCATCGCTTTCGCGGTCGGTTTTGTAGAAAGAGTTGTTTCGGCCGAACCGAGCGATACGGCTCAAATCACTGTTCCCGCGACCAATCGTCCACTCTCGTTCAATCGAGACATCCGACCGATTCTGACGGACCGCTGTTTCGCTTGTCACGGACTCGATGCAAACACGGTCGAAGCTGGGCTGCGATTGGACGTTCGCGAAGCGGCGTTGGAGGGTGGTGCGATTGTTCCCGGGGACGCGGAATCGAGCGAGATTTTTTTGCGGATCACGTCCGATGATGACGACCTCGTCATGCCTCCGTCGGAACTGCATAAACCCCTCAGCGACGCCGAGATCGACTTGGTACGTCGATGGATCCAAGAGGGGGCACCATACGAACCTCACTGGGCCTACACCCCTTTGCCCCGCAATGGGGTCCCGTCTTCCGTGAACACAACATGGGGAGAAAACTGGATCGATCAGTTTGTGGCACGCCGACTGCAAGACGCCTCGGTGACCCCATCGCCGCAAGCGGACCCGACCACATTGATTCGTCGGTTGTCATTTGATTTGACTGGCCTTCCACCGACCCCCGAAGAAGTGGAAGCGTTCAAGCAAGACAACAGCAACGAAAGCTATGAACGACTCATCGATCGCCTGCTATCGTCAAGTCGTTTTGGCGAACGCATGGCGATCTATTGGCTGGACTTGGTGCGATACGCCGACACGGTGGGATACCACGGCGATCAAAACGTTTCACATTCACCGTATCGTGACTACGTGATCGACGCGTTCAACAGCAACATGCCGTACGACCAGTTCGTTCGCGAGCAACTCGCCGGTGACCTGCTTCCTAATCCCACGATCGATCAATTGGTTGCCTCGGGATACAACCGTTTGAATCAAACAACGGAAGAGGGTGGCGCGCAACCCAAGGAATACCTTTCGATCTACTTTGCCGATCGTGTTCGAAACGTGTCCCAGGTTTTCATGGGGGCAACGGTTGGGTGCGCCCAGTGTCATGATCACAAGTATGACCCTTACACCGCAAAGGATTTCTATTCTCTCGGTGCGTTCTTCGCTGACATCGAAGAAAGGGGCAAGTATTCACAACGTGAACGGCCTCCACAGATCCCAGTTCCCAATGAAGAACAGCAGGCCCAACTCGATGCCTTGCGACTGAAAGTGGCGGAAGCCGAAGCCAATCTCGAATCGATCACCCAAAAGCAATTGGCGTTTCTGCCTGAATGGGAAGCTCAGGCGATTGAATCAATCAACCAATCCAAATTCCGAACCGAAGAACACACTTGGGTCGATGACCAATTGGCAGCAGGTGGATCCAAGTCGGGCGAATGGAATCATGTGACCGCCGATCAACATCCGGTGCACAGCGGAGAGACTTCGCGGCGACAGACCGGCAAGGGAGTTGTTCAGCACCTGTTCACTAACGCGAAAGAACCCATCGAAGTCAAAGCTGGCACGGAGTTGTTTGCGTGGGTCTACCTTGATCCTCAGTCACCACCCAAAACAATCATGTTGCAGTGGCACGGCGGACCAGATAATTCAAGCGGCTGGGACCACCGAGCATTCTGGGGAGACGACAAGGTTGGGTTTGGTGCCAAGCCTCAAAGCTGGCATGGACACAAACGCATGGGAGATTTGCCCGAGACTGGAAAATGGATCCGCCTGAGTGTGGCGGCCGACGACGTCGGATTTGCACCTGGCAAGACGGTTCATGGAATGGCGTTCACCCAGTTCGATGGCATCGTCCACTGGGACCAAGCGGGCTGGAATGAAACAGACGGTTTCCCCAGCGAAATCCGAGCTGCTCTGCTGGCTGATGTGAAAGCGCGGACGAAAAATCAGATCAAACAACTGCGCGACTACTTCGTCGAGCATGAACCGTTGATCACACAGCAAGCGAAAGAGTTGAAGCGGGCTCGAACACAGGTGTCTGAGTTTGAGAATTCCATTCCAACCATGGTCATCTCACGAGCCGTTGCGCCACGCGAGATACGAATCCTTGACCGCGGAAATTGGATGGATGAGTCAGGGGAAATCGTCCAGCCCGCCATCCCCGAATTCTTGGGCACACTCCAAACCAGCAATCGACGCGCCACCCGTTTGGACCTGGCCAACTGGCTTTGTGACAGCGAAAACGTTCTGACAGCTCGGACGATGGTGAACCGTCTTTGGTACTTGATGTTTGGACGAGGGATCTGCTCCAGCGTCGATGACCTGGGTGGACAGGGCACCTTCCCGAGTCACCCCGAATTGCTGGATCACTTGGCCGTGGAATTCATCGAATCCGGTTGGGACATTCAGCATCTTCTAAAACAAATCGCGATGAGCGCCACCTATCGTCAAGCCTCCAATGGTTCGCCCGAATTGAATGCACTTGATCCGTTCAACGAATTGTTCGCGCGGCAGGGGCGGTTTCGAGTCAGTGCCGAAATGGTTCGCGACACGGCGTTGATGATCAGCGGATTGCTGGTCGAGGAAATCGGTGGGCCGAGCGTGAAACCGTATCAGCCCGAGGGTTACTACAGTCAGCTGAACTTTCCGAGACGAAATTACGTCCCGGATCAAGGCGACAACCAATATCGACGCGGCGTTTACACGCACTGGCAACGGACTTTCCTGCATCCGATGCTGAAAGCCTTCGACGCACCCAGCCGCGAAGAATGCACCGCGATCCGGGCGCGATCCAACACCCCGTTGCAGGCCCTCACACTCCTGAATGATCCAACGTTCATCGAAGCGGCAACGATGTTCGCCAGCCGAATCATGCGTGAGGGTGGCACCACGGTCGATGAACGCATCGAGTGGGCGTATCGAACCGCGGTTTCGAGGCCGATCGATGCGGTCGTTGCGGAAGAGCTTCGCACCATCCAAACGGAACACCTCCGACACTACGCTCAAGAACCCGACTTGGCCAAGGCATTGGTTTCCGTCGGAGAACAGAGTTCGACGACCGCATTGGATCCGGCCGAATGGGCGGCCTGGACGAGCGTCGCTCGAGTCATCCTCAACCTTCACGAAACCATCAACCGGTATTGA